A genomic window from Thunnus thynnus chromosome 12, fThuThy2.1, whole genome shotgun sequence includes:
- the impa1 gene encoding inositol monophosphatase 1 isoform X2, translated as MADLWQNAMDHAVTIARHAGEVVREALQDDGKKTVMTKSSSVDLVTQTDQKVEQLIIQSVKEKFPTHSFIGEESVAAGESCVLTDGPTWIIDPIDGTTNFVHTFPFVAVSIGFSVSKQMEFGVVYSCLEDKMYTARRGRGAFCNGEPLQVSDQEDIRQSIIATEFGSSRDPEAINKIFSSLRSILCIPVHGVRGAGTAAINMCLVASGCVEAYYEIGIHVWDVAAGSLIVSEAGGVLMDVEGGPVDMMSRRIVAANSRTIAERIVKEIDAFSPPRDDAAPPNQ; from the exons GTGGTGCGGGAGGCTCTGCAGGATGACGGGAAGAAGACGGTGATGACGAAGAGTTCGTCGGTGGATTTGGTGACACAGACCGATCAGAAGGTGGAGCAACTCATCATCCAATCAGTGAAGGAGAAATTTCCAACGCACAG cttcaTAGGGGAGGAGTCAGTAGCTGCAGGTGAATCTTGCGTTCTGACCGACGGTCCCACCTGGATCATCGACCCGATTGACGGGACGACCAACTTTGTTCAcac ATTTCCTTTTGTCGCCGTTTCCATCGGGTTCTCCGTCAGTAAACAG ATGGAGTTCGGCGTGGTCTACAGCTGTCTGGAGGATAAGATGTACACAgcgaggagggggaggggagctTTTTGTAACGGGGAGCCGCTGCAGGTATCGGATCAGGAAG ACATCAGACAGTCGATCATTGCCACAGAGTTCGGATCCAGCAGAGACCCTGAGGCTATTAACAAGATCTTCTCCAGCCTGAGGAGCATCCTGTGCATCCCCGTACACGG cgTGCGCGGCGCAGGAACTGCAGCCATCAACATGTGTCTGGTGGCGAGTGGCTGTGTCGAAGCGTATTATGAGATCGGGATCCATGTTTGGGACGTCGCTGCCGGGTCGCTGATCGTCTCCGAGGCCGGAGGAGTCCTGATGGACGTGGaag gtggaCCGGTGGACATGATGTCCAGGAGAATCGTCGCTGCCAACAGCAGAACCATCGCTGAGCGGATCGTTAAAGAGATCGACGCCTTCAGTCCGCCCAGAGACGACGCTGCGCCACCCAATCAGTGA
- the impa1 gene encoding inositol monophosphatase 1 isoform X1 gives MADLWQNAMDHAVTIARHAGEVVREALQDDGKKTVMTKSSSVDLVTQTDQKVEQLIIQSVKEKFPTHRFPFVAVSIGFSVSKQMEFGVVYSCLEDKMYTARRGRGAFCNGEPLQVSDQEDIRQSIIATEFGSSRDPEAINKIFSSLRSILCIPVHGVRGAGTAAINMCLVASGCVEAYYEIGIHVWDVAAGSLIVSEAGGVLMDVEGGPVDMMSRRIVAANSRTIAERIVKEIDAFSPPRDDAAPPNQ, from the exons GTGGTGCGGGAGGCTCTGCAGGATGACGGGAAGAAGACGGTGATGACGAAGAGTTCGTCGGTGGATTTGGTGACACAGACCGATCAGAAGGTGGAGCAACTCATCATCCAATCAGTGAAGGAGAAATTTCCAACGCACAG ATTTCCTTTTGTCGCCGTTTCCATCGGGTTCTCCGTCAGTAAACAG ATGGAGTTCGGCGTGGTCTACAGCTGTCTGGAGGATAAGATGTACACAgcgaggagggggaggggagctTTTTGTAACGGGGAGCCGCTGCAGGTATCGGATCAGGAAG ACATCAGACAGTCGATCATTGCCACAGAGTTCGGATCCAGCAGAGACCCTGAGGCTATTAACAAGATCTTCTCCAGCCTGAGGAGCATCCTGTGCATCCCCGTACACGG cgTGCGCGGCGCAGGAACTGCAGCCATCAACATGTGTCTGGTGGCGAGTGGCTGTGTCGAAGCGTATTATGAGATCGGGATCCATGTTTGGGACGTCGCTGCCGGGTCGCTGATCGTCTCCGAGGCCGGAGGAGTCCTGATGGACGTGGaag gtggaCCGGTGGACATGATGTCCAGGAGAATCGTCGCTGCCAACAGCAGAACCATCGCTGAGCGGATCGTTAAAGAGATCGACGCCTTCAGTCCGCCCAGAGACGACGCTGCGCCACCCAATCAGTGA